From one Molothrus aeneus isolate 106 chromosome 19, BPBGC_Maene_1.0, whole genome shotgun sequence genomic stretch:
- the UCK1 gene encoding uridine-cytidine kinase 1, producing MASAGGPDAERPHPKPFLIGVSGGTASGKSTVCEKIMELLGQNEVEQRQRKVLILSQDSFYKVLTAEQQAKALKGQYNFDHPDAFDNELMHSTLKNIVEGKTVEVPTYDFVTHSRLAETTVVYPADVVLFEGILVFYSQDIRDMFHLRLFVDTDSDVRLSRRVLRDMKRGRDLEQILTQYTTFVKPAFEEFCLPTKKYADVIIPRGVDNMVAINLIVQHIQDILNGDICKWQRGALNGHGRTYKRPFPEQAESAAVLAAGKRSHLESSSRPH from the exons ATGGCGTCCGCCGGCGGCCCGGACGCGGAGCGGCCGCACCCCAAGCCCTTCCTCATCGGCGTCAGCGGCGGCACCGCCAGCGGCAAG TCCACAGTGTGCGAGAAgatcatggagctgctggggcagaacGAGGTGGAGCAGCGGCAGCGCAAGGTGCTGATCCTCAGCCAGGACAGCTTCTACAAGGTGCTGACGGCCGAGCAGCAGGCCAAAGCCCTCAAGGGACAGTACAACTTCGACCACCCGG ATGCCTTCGATAACGAATTGATGCATTCAACCCTGAAAAACATTGTTGAAGGCAAAACGGTTGAGGTACCAACGTACGACTTCGTGACACATTCTCG GTTGGCAGAGACGACAGTGGTGTATCCTGCTGATGTTGTTCTCTTTGAGGGGATCCTGGTGTTCTACAGCCAGGACATTCGGGACATGTTCCACCTGCGGCTCTTTGTGGACACGGACTCTGACGTCCGGCTGTCCCGCAGAG TTCTGCGAGATATGAAGCGTGGGAGGGACCTGGAGCAGATCCTCACCCAGTACACCACATTTGTCAAGCCCGCCTTTGAGGAGTTCTGCTTACCG aCAAAGAAGTATGCAGATGTGATCATCCCCAGAGGCGTTGACAACATGG TTGCCATAAACCTGATCGTGCAGCACATTCAGGACATCCTGAACGGGGACATCTGCAAGTGGCAGCGGGGGGCGCTGAACGGGCACGGCCGGACGTACAAGCGGCCGTTCCCAGAGCAGGCGGAGAGCGCCGCTGTGCTGGCGGCCGGCAAGCGCTCCCACCTCGAGTCCAGCAGCCGCCCGCACTAG
- the PRRT1B gene encoding proline rich transmembrane protein 1B, with the protein MDGEPPAGPQARGPAARGAEPGDGTGAAGALPSPGTRSDASAAPGDRPVAVSVVSNSAFEGAPPPYSPPDPKSFHLLYPPFPAGYSQQGPVIYPPGPGPRPFPAPGFPPGPLPYSAYHPQPGPSPAGRGHQRPKDYTVESVLVTLFCCLITGVMALVYSHETRAALARGDMAQAYLASKKAQSLVLISLLFGLFASISWIVYVLVSLYL; encoded by the exons ATGGACGGCGAGCCGCCAGCCGGGCCCCAggcccgcggccccgccgcgcggGGAGCGGAGCCGGGGGACGGCACCGGGG CGGCCGGGGCGCTGCCCAGCCCCGGCACGCGCAGCGACGCCTCCGCGGCCCCCGGGGACAGGCCCGTGGCCGTGTCGGTGGTCTCCAACTCAGCCTTCGAGGGTGCCCCTCCACCCTACTCGCCCCCGGACCCCAAGAGCTTCCACCTCCTGTACCCGCCGTTCCCAGCCGGCTATTCCCAGCAAGGCCCTGTCATTTACCCGCCGGGGCCGGGACCGCGGCCCTTCCCAGCCCCGGGCTTCCCCCCCGGGCCGCTGCCCTACAGCGCG TACCACCCGCAGCCGGGGCCCTCACCCGCCGGCCGCGGGCACCAGCGGCCCAAGGACTACACGGTGGAGTCGGTGCTGGTGACCCTCTTCTGCTGCCTGATCACCGGGGTCATGGCCCTCGTCTACTCCCACGAG aCCCGGGCTGCGCTCGCCCGTGGGGACATGGCCCAGGCGTACCTGGCATCCAAAAAAGCGCAGTCGCTGGTCCTCATCAGCCTCCTCTTCGGGTTGTTCGCCTCCATCAGCTGGATCGTCTACGTGCTGGTGTCCCTGTACCTGTGA